From one Humulus lupulus chromosome 8, drHumLupu1.1, whole genome shotgun sequence genomic stretch:
- the LOC133796614 gene encoding polygalacturonate 4-alpha-galacturonosyltransferase isoform X2, which translates to MASRRGTPAAAALRGRGGAGSRFPFVILVFFAMLLAPLIFFFGRGLHTSSYDNDVLPIPEKQGVGWRERVATQHLKYLFSKEVIDVIINSTKETGPYSLDSFRKNNLSASWKFVGVDASIVTNSEVNQTAPEFRQERPKINHYSQSTDSPAKLARRQLREKRRDKRASELVQQDDEAIVKLENAAIERSKSVDTAVLGKYSIWRRENENENPDSTVRLMRDQIIMARVYLSIAQMKGKLDLYQELQTRLKESQRALGEASSDSDLHQSVPGKLRAMGQVLSKAREQLYDCKLVTGKLRAMLQTADEQVRSLKKQSTFLSQLAAKTIPNGIHCLSMRLTIDYYLLPLEKRKFPKSENFENPNLYHYALFSDNVLAASVVVNSTVMNAKDPSKHVFHLVTDKLNFGAMNMWFLLNPPGKATIHVENVDEFKWLNSSYCPVLRQLESAAMKEYYFKAGHPTTLSSGASNLKYRNPKYLSMLNHLRFYLPQVYPKLDKILFLDDDIVVQKDLTGLWSVNLNGKVNGAVETCGESFHRFDKYLNFTNPHIARNFDPNACGWAYGMNIFDLKEWKNQDITGIYHKWQNMNEDRALWKLGTLPPGLITFYGLTHPLAKTWHVLGLGYNPSVDRSDIENAAVIHYNGNMKPWLELAMTKYRSYWTKYIKYDHPYLRNCKLSE; encoded by the exons ATGGCTTCGAGGCGGGGAACGCCAGCGGCTGCCGCCCTGAGGGGGCGAGGCGGTGCTGGATCTCGATTTCCTTTTGTCATTCTTGTTTTCTTCGCGATGCTTCTCGCCCCCTTGATTTTTTTCTTCGGCCGTGGGCTCCACACCTCTTCTT ATGACAATGATGTTTTACCTATCCCTGAAAAACAG GGTGTGGGTTGGAGAGAAAGGGTCGCAACGCAGCACCTAAAATACCTTTTCTCAAAAGAG GTCATCGATGTAATCATAAACAGCACAAAGGAGACAGGACCGTATAGCCTTgattcttttagaaaaaataatttgTCTGCTTCATGGAAATTTGTTGGGGTAGATGCTTCAATTGTTACTAATTCTGAG GTAAACCAAACAGCGCCAGAATTTAGACAAGAAAGGCCAAAAATCA ATCATTACAGTCAATCTACTGACTCACCTGCAAAATTAGCCCGAAGG CAATTGAGGGAGAAAAGACGTGACAAGCGTGCTTCTGAGTTGGTACAACAGGATGATGAGGCAATTGTAAAACTTGAAAATGCTGCCATTGAGCGGTCCAAGTCTGTTGACACTGCAGTTCTTGGCAAATACAGCATTTGGAGGAGAGAGAATGAGAACGAGAATCCTGATTCTACGGTGCGGTTGATGCGGGACCAAATCATAATGGCAAGGGTTTATTTAAGCATTGCACAGATGAAGGGGAAGCTTGATTTATATCAAGAACTACAGACCCGGCTCAAAGAGAGCCAGCGTGCCCTGGGAGAGGCTAGCTCCGATTCTGATTTACATCAAAG TGTGCCCGGGAAACTAAGGGCTATGGGCCAGGTTCTATCGAAAGCCAGAGAGCAACTGTATGATTGCAAATTGGTAACAGGGAAACTGAGAGCAATGCTTCAAACTGCTGATGAACAAGTGAGGAGCTTGAAAAAGCAGAGCACATTTCTGAGCCAGTTAGCTGCCAAGACAATTCCAAATGGAATCCACTGTTTGTCAATGCGCCTCACAATAGATTACTACCTCCTTCCTTTAGAGAAGAGAAAGTTCCCTAAGAGTGAGAATTTTGAAAATCCAAACCTTTATCACTATGCACTGTTCTCGGACAATGTCTTGGCAGCATCAGTCGTAGTCAACTCAACTGTCATGAATGCTAAG GATCCTTCAAAACATGTATTCCACCTTGTAACAGATAAACTTAACTTTGGAGCCATGAATATGTGGTTTCTGTTGAATCCACCTGGAAAAGCCACAATACATGTTGAAAATGTTGATGAGTTTAAGTGGCTGAATTCATCATATTGCCCAGTTCTGCGGCAGCTGGAATCCGCTGCAATGAAGGAGTATTATTTCAAGGCTGGACATCCAACTACCCTTTCATCCGGGGCTTCTAATCTCAAGTACAGGAACCCAAAGTATCTCTCTATGCTTAACCATTTGAGGTTCTATCTCCCACAAGTTTATCCCAAGTTGGATAAGATACTATTTCTTGACGATGACATTGTTGTCCAGAAAGATCTGACTGGATTGTGGTCTGTGAATCTTAATGGAAAAGTAAATGGTGCTGTGGAAACTTGTGGTGAGAGCTTCCATCGATTTGACAAGTACTTAAACTTTACAAATCCTCATATTGCAAGAAACTTCGATCCCAATGCATGTGGGTGGGCGTATGGAATGAACATCTTTGATCTTAAAGAGTGGAAAAATCAGGATATTACAGGCATATATCACAAGTGGCAGAACATG AACGAAGATAGGgctctttggaagcttgggacaTTACCACCAGGGCTTATTACATTCTATGGATTGACACATCCACTTGCAAAAACATGGCATGTTCTTGGTTTGGGTTACAATCCAAGTGTTGATCGGTCTGACATTGAGAATGCAGCAGTCATACACTACAACGGCAACATGAAGCCGTGGTTGGAGTTGGCAATGACAAAGTACAGATCATACTGGACCAAGTACATAAAATATGATCATCCCTACCTCCGCAACTGCAAGCTAAGTGAATAA
- the LOC133793642 gene encoding gibberellin 20 oxidase 1-D-like, whose amino-acid sequence MLNMTTVSLPKPPPFNNSRTSEDKEKKNPLVFDSSVLQYQPTIPQEFIWPDHEKPGSTGSPELVIPPIDLKGVFDGDDLAMSNASKLVNEACRKHGFFLVVNHGIDSELIKKAHHYMDLFFGMQLPEKQRAQRKVGELCGYASSFTGRFSSKLPWKETLSFRFCHDQQFPTIVEDYFVGVMGEHFREFGKVYQEYCEAMSRISLGVMELLGMSLGVGREYFREYFEGNDSIMRLNYYPVCQKPDLTLGTGPHCDPTSLTILHQDQVGGLQVFVDDEWHAITPNPDAFVVNIGDTFMALSNGIYKSCLHRAVVNNKTVRRSLAFFLSPKMDKLVIPPNCLAGPNNPRLYPDFTWSSLLEFTQKHYRADMKTLNAFTQWIISHQID is encoded by the exons atGCTAAATATGACAACTGTCTCTCTTCCTAAACCTCCTCCATTCAATAATAGTAGGACAAGTGaagataaagaaaagaaaaaccctTTGGTTTTTGACTCCTCGGTTCTTCAGTACCAACCAACCATACCCCAAGAATTCATTTGGCCAGACCATGAGAAGCCAGGCTCCACAGGGTCACCCGAGCTAGTGATCCCTCCCATTGATTTGAAGGGCGTTTTCGATGGAGATGATCTGGCAATGTCTAATGCATCAAAGCTGGTCAATGAGGCTTGCAGAAAACATGGATTTTTCCTTGTTGTCAACCATGGGATCGATTCTGAGCTCATCAAAAAGGCACACCACTACATGGACCTTTTCTTTGGAATGCAGCTCCCCGAGAAACAGAGAGCTCAGAGAAAGGTTGGCGAGCTCTGTGGATATGCTAGCAGCTTCACTGGCAGATTCTCCTCCAAACTTCCATGGAAGGAAACACTCTCTTTTCGTTTCTGTCACGACCAACAGTTTCCGACCATTGTTGAGGACTACTTCGTTGGTGTAATGGGTGAACATTTCAGAGAATTTGG GAAAGTGTACCAAGAATACTGTGAAGCCATGAGCAGGATCTCACTTGGGGTGATGGAGCTTCTGGGGATGAGCCTAGGAGTTGGGAGAGAGTATTTCAGAGAATACTTCGAAGGAAATGATTCCATAATGAGATTGAATTACTACCCAGTTTGCCAAAAACCAGATCTAACACTGGGGACTGGGCCTCACTGTGATCCCACTTCTCTAACAATTCTTCATCAGGATCAAGTGGGTGGTCTTCAGGTGTTTGTAGACGATGAATGGCATGCCATTACTCCTAACCCAGATGCTTTTGTTGTTAATATCGGTGACACTTTCATG GCTCTATCAAATGGGATTTACAAGAGTTGCTTGCACAGAGCAGTGGTAAACAACAAAACAGTGAGAAGATCCCTGGCTTTCTTCCTATCCCCAAAGATGGACAAATTGGTAATTCCACCAAATTGTTTGGCGGGTCCCAACAATCCTAGGTTGTATCCTGATTTCACCTGGTCTTCTCTTCTAGAATTCACTCAGAAGCATTATAGGGCAGACATGAAAACCCTCAATGCCTTTACCCAGTGGATCATCTCTCACCAAATCGACTGA
- the LOC133796614 gene encoding polygalacturonate 4-alpha-galacturonosyltransferase isoform X1 produces the protein MASRRGTPAAAALRGRGGAGSRFPFVILVFFAMLLAPLIFFFGRGLHTSSYDNDVLPIPEKQGVGWRERVATQHLKYLFSKEVIDVIINSTKETGPYSLDSFRKNNLSASWKFVGVDASIVTNSEVNQTAPEFRQERPKISRNNSSDHYSQSTDSPAKLARRQLREKRRDKRASELVQQDDEAIVKLENAAIERSKSVDTAVLGKYSIWRRENENENPDSTVRLMRDQIIMARVYLSIAQMKGKLDLYQELQTRLKESQRALGEASSDSDLHQSVPGKLRAMGQVLSKAREQLYDCKLVTGKLRAMLQTADEQVRSLKKQSTFLSQLAAKTIPNGIHCLSMRLTIDYYLLPLEKRKFPKSENFENPNLYHYALFSDNVLAASVVVNSTVMNAKDPSKHVFHLVTDKLNFGAMNMWFLLNPPGKATIHVENVDEFKWLNSSYCPVLRQLESAAMKEYYFKAGHPTTLSSGASNLKYRNPKYLSMLNHLRFYLPQVYPKLDKILFLDDDIVVQKDLTGLWSVNLNGKVNGAVETCGESFHRFDKYLNFTNPHIARNFDPNACGWAYGMNIFDLKEWKNQDITGIYHKWQNMNEDRALWKLGTLPPGLITFYGLTHPLAKTWHVLGLGYNPSVDRSDIENAAVIHYNGNMKPWLELAMTKYRSYWTKYIKYDHPYLRNCKLSE, from the exons ATGGCTTCGAGGCGGGGAACGCCAGCGGCTGCCGCCCTGAGGGGGCGAGGCGGTGCTGGATCTCGATTTCCTTTTGTCATTCTTGTTTTCTTCGCGATGCTTCTCGCCCCCTTGATTTTTTTCTTCGGCCGTGGGCTCCACACCTCTTCTT ATGACAATGATGTTTTACCTATCCCTGAAAAACAG GGTGTGGGTTGGAGAGAAAGGGTCGCAACGCAGCACCTAAAATACCTTTTCTCAAAAGAG GTCATCGATGTAATCATAAACAGCACAAAGGAGACAGGACCGTATAGCCTTgattcttttagaaaaaataatttgTCTGCTTCATGGAAATTTGTTGGGGTAGATGCTTCAATTGTTACTAATTCTGAG GTAAACCAAACAGCGCCAGAATTTAGACAAGAAAGGCCAAAAATCAGTAGGAACAATTCTTCCG ATCATTACAGTCAATCTACTGACTCACCTGCAAAATTAGCCCGAAGG CAATTGAGGGAGAAAAGACGTGACAAGCGTGCTTCTGAGTTGGTACAACAGGATGATGAGGCAATTGTAAAACTTGAAAATGCTGCCATTGAGCGGTCCAAGTCTGTTGACACTGCAGTTCTTGGCAAATACAGCATTTGGAGGAGAGAGAATGAGAACGAGAATCCTGATTCTACGGTGCGGTTGATGCGGGACCAAATCATAATGGCAAGGGTTTATTTAAGCATTGCACAGATGAAGGGGAAGCTTGATTTATATCAAGAACTACAGACCCGGCTCAAAGAGAGCCAGCGTGCCCTGGGAGAGGCTAGCTCCGATTCTGATTTACATCAAAG TGTGCCCGGGAAACTAAGGGCTATGGGCCAGGTTCTATCGAAAGCCAGAGAGCAACTGTATGATTGCAAATTGGTAACAGGGAAACTGAGAGCAATGCTTCAAACTGCTGATGAACAAGTGAGGAGCTTGAAAAAGCAGAGCACATTTCTGAGCCAGTTAGCTGCCAAGACAATTCCAAATGGAATCCACTGTTTGTCAATGCGCCTCACAATAGATTACTACCTCCTTCCTTTAGAGAAGAGAAAGTTCCCTAAGAGTGAGAATTTTGAAAATCCAAACCTTTATCACTATGCACTGTTCTCGGACAATGTCTTGGCAGCATCAGTCGTAGTCAACTCAACTGTCATGAATGCTAAG GATCCTTCAAAACATGTATTCCACCTTGTAACAGATAAACTTAACTTTGGAGCCATGAATATGTGGTTTCTGTTGAATCCACCTGGAAAAGCCACAATACATGTTGAAAATGTTGATGAGTTTAAGTGGCTGAATTCATCATATTGCCCAGTTCTGCGGCAGCTGGAATCCGCTGCAATGAAGGAGTATTATTTCAAGGCTGGACATCCAACTACCCTTTCATCCGGGGCTTCTAATCTCAAGTACAGGAACCCAAAGTATCTCTCTATGCTTAACCATTTGAGGTTCTATCTCCCACAAGTTTATCCCAAGTTGGATAAGATACTATTTCTTGACGATGACATTGTTGTCCAGAAAGATCTGACTGGATTGTGGTCTGTGAATCTTAATGGAAAAGTAAATGGTGCTGTGGAAACTTGTGGTGAGAGCTTCCATCGATTTGACAAGTACTTAAACTTTACAAATCCTCATATTGCAAGAAACTTCGATCCCAATGCATGTGGGTGGGCGTATGGAATGAACATCTTTGATCTTAAAGAGTGGAAAAATCAGGATATTACAGGCATATATCACAAGTGGCAGAACATG AACGAAGATAGGgctctttggaagcttgggacaTTACCACCAGGGCTTATTACATTCTATGGATTGACACATCCACTTGCAAAAACATGGCATGTTCTTGGTTTGGGTTACAATCCAAGTGTTGATCGGTCTGACATTGAGAATGCAGCAGTCATACACTACAACGGCAACATGAAGCCGTGGTTGGAGTTGGCAATGACAAAGTACAGATCATACTGGACCAAGTACATAAAATATGATCATCCCTACCTCCGCAACTGCAAGCTAAGTGAATAA